CGCTGTAGTGTAAACAATGCGATTGGGGTTATGCTAATTGTAGTTTGCGGGTAGTTTGATCTTCTCTCTTATATTCCCGTTGACACCCTTTTGTTTAAAGCATATTTAAACGAGATTGAATATTCAAGAAACAATttacccccccctctctctctccccctcgtccttctttctttcccgcATATATCAATCATGCCCATTTCCTCTCGTTCTGCGTCTTACCACGTACCTCTTTGAGAATCAAGTTTTTTCAACAGTCATTGAAATTACTTTCTAATcttctttattattttaatgatagcAGTAACACCGTGCAATGTCTTAATTGCCAATATTATCAACAGGGCATTTTTGTAATCACTACATAGGCGCTTTCTATAACGCAGaaaattttttgtcaaaagcccttcaatgaaaaaaaacagcctttgtcgaaaaatTGTTGAATCAAAACAGTAGTGTCGTTCTGGACTCTAGACACAAGaaataatttgacattttttcgtCCAATCTGAATCTGCTGTCCCAGTGCACCATCTTTTGACAAAAACCTCTCAGCTGTCCATTGTGAtctgacttgcattttcaaaggaattggtgcgttgtagaaagcgtctgcgtatTGATTGCAAAAACTCCCGTATATACGGATACAACActgtaaagaaaaaattatttttgcttaATCAAATTGTGTTCCTTAACAGTTTCTCTCGACTGAATTTGATTCAACTGAGTGAATGATCACATGGAACGAAAAGGGAAGGTGCATTCAACATACATGCAAATGTTTATGTAATTAGCATGGTTTCTTAATGTGATTTTAATTTGCTTAAAATGCAGGCTCTGCATGAAATTGTTAAATGGAACATTGAAACATTTATTAAGGCAATCATTCATTCGGGGCGAGGAAAAGAACAAataagtatgaaaaaaaaactttcttagGGCCTATGTAGATTAAGAACGCTTTTTAGACAGTATTTAACTATGCGACGAAACATAGAATGTACAAACATAGTTCAACCAAAGAATATCAacttacaaaaagaaaaatagacaAAAGTACACATGCATTAATGCTCAAGAACTACCCAAATGAATATTATGAATATGACACGAACACAGAACGCTAAATTATTAACAGAACTCCCTGCATCAGGAGTGAAGAAAACATGCATTTGGGAATCTGTAAAACTAACAAAACGAATGTGCACAATGTACTTCATCAATATTAAATCCATAATGATAATTGGAATGCATGCGTGTACGTCATAAAATTACCTAAAAACCAAAAATATCCACAAACATCATTTACTCTTCGCATACGTGCAAAAATTAGGAAGCGGAGAAAACGATCCTTAAAAAAAGCCGGCGGTATTGACGAATGGCGTATAGCCTGTGCAGACTAATTAAGCATAAACCTCATTACACATTTAACGTACAAAATTGTGCATGTATAGCACATATCATCATATCGAATTGAATAAATATCCTTTCTTTTGACCAGCTATAGACTCAGTTAAGATGAAATGGCTGAACTAAATATCATTCTATACCAcacaataattttatttctttccccCTTATCTTTGGCTCTTCCAATGTAGTCTGATTTGTGTGTGTGTCCCATATccttgtttttttcttaatattttgaaagaacCTGCAGACTTACAAGCTCTGCTTATTATGCAAGTTCCTCCATTTTTACCACTTATTTTATTAATATCACTATGTGCTATCACTAAATTATTTTGCCACACTGCATTCTGAATTATTATAATCAAATGTATTGTCTTGTATTGTGTTGATATTTTGTTACTTActttgtgaaatatgaaaataaattcaatcaatcaatcaatattataTCAAAAGGGAGCAAGCGAGTTGAATGTCCGTATAGTGCCCATTAACCGTGGattgacacgacatttgctcttgCGACATTTACTCCTGTGAGTcctgtcttaatatctcagaggacAAATGGTTAGACATTTTAGAGGTAGGGTCGTAATAGGGTTTTAGGTTCAGATTAATGTTAACATAAGGATTACGgcttatttagttttggaggttcgAATttcatcggagcaattgtcgaaGGAGCAAATGCCATGGAATCAACCGAGGAAATAAGGGATTGTTGGtttgctagtaggtccatgttcaAACATTCAGTTAAGATGGCAATATGATCATCAAGAAAACTCcaacaaaactttgaaaaaaatcttatgTTTTGATATTTGCATATAATATACCAAACGAGAAAAATACAAGGGAaaatgttttcttattttatctGTGGATTATGATAATATTCATCCATAATTGTACCAAAAAATATGTCACCATGTATAAGTAAATGTAATACTATTATCTGAATAAAGGCGAAAAAGCAACCAAAAAAATACTTGACAAATCAACAGACGGGGATTTGTAGTAGTCTGCTCTGCAAACTCTTCgttcgagttaagggtctgaaagTGCAGCCTATTCATGTCTTTTGTACTGAAGGCACTCTCGCTCAGCAAGATTCGTacgtgctagtctttgcgtggagacccactctgtgcctgcagactagaatGATAGTGATCTATCGATGGAAGACAAGACTGTCGTGAGTGGTGTCTTCTTGTAGACTCGGATGTCGCAGCCGTTGCGGATCGCGAGTAGGTTGCCTTTGGTCACAATTGGTTCGGAAAACATTCCTAAATGAAGAAAGATACAGGAATAAATCAGGACAAGGGGAGAGCTTACGGGACTTTCAAGAAAAttgttaaaagtcaagtccacctaAGAAAATGttgatgggaaaaaataaagaaaaatcaaactagcataacgctgaaaatttcatcaaaatcggatgtaaattaagaaagttaagacattttaaagtttcgcttatattcacaaaacagtgatatgcacagctCAGTGACaagcaaatgagacagtcgatgatgtccctcattcactatttctttcgtttcttattgtttgaattatacaatatttcattttttacagatttgaaaataaggaccaacttgactgaactatatagtattaaacaatgctaattccacatgttcagggaggaattaatcgttgtttcacttgacaatgaggagaaaatttaaatattttatatgtcgtataataaaatacaaaagtaatggtgagtggatgacgtcatcagtctcctcatttgcatactgaccgaaatgtgtatatcactgttttgtgaaattaagtcaacgtttaaaatgtcataactttcttattttatatccgattttgatgaaattttcagcgttatgctcgttggatttttctctttttattcaaatttttgttggggtggacttgtcctttgactATTGTTCATGATTATTACACTATCATCTTCTGTCTATACTATAGGTTGGTAGGTTGATAAACCGTTGATTGTAAATCCAGCCAATCAATCATGATTGTAAAACTTTCTCTGGGACAATTGCCACCACGTTTTAACCCTACTTTCCCTCTGTTTTCACGCATATCATGTTTAAGAATGATACTATGAATACTTTTCTTAACTTTCTAAGTCATaagttttatatttatttcatctaagTAATTTTTAACGTATAAAATTTTCCATTGATCTGAATACAACTGATTCCATCGAAAGCGATGTTCTGTtacaaatcaaaagaaaaaaattatactcaAAAGTAACGAAGTAGGTCaaaactgtaaaaaataattaaaaaaaagaattatttacATTACAGCTTACCGTTTGCTTTGTATTCCACAACACCTCTCCTTCTGATGGTCCCATTCAGCGTAACCTCATCGATTCTTACGAACTCGCTTCCTTCTGACTGGTAGCTCACATACAGGATGTCTTCAAGTGGGTCGGTTCCACAAAGAGCAAAGCCCCATTCCTTGTCGCAGATTGTAGCATCTACTGTACCGTATTCGTTGATTACACTGAATTCTGCTTGGCCAGTGGCAACGACGAACTTCTCGCCAGATGTTGCGTGTAGCATACCTCTAATCTTCTTACCCTTTATTTCGATCGTCTTTCCTTTTAATCCTTGCCTTAGGTCAGTCCCAGATGGGTCTAAAAAGTCTTTGACTTTGACGATACTGTTGGAACCATCAAAAGCAACCATAATGACGCCTTTCTTATTCACTGCTGCGTAGACTGCATTAGGATGATCTGTCTTGTGATCCAACACTAAGGTTGTCTTGGTTGATGATTCCCCTTGTAGATTAAGTTGTGAGAGGTGTGTCTCATATTGCAACCCTACCTTTACGTTTTCACATGCTAATACAAGTTTCTCAGTCGAGACACAATCCCTGTAGTTACGCGCTCCTTGGGATATGGGTCGTGATTGGCCATTGTTCAGATCCAACGTATGGACGCACTCCGTTGTCACATCGATGTAAATTACTGTATCACTTCCAAAGGAGGAGCATAGTAACGTGTCGTGGTTCAGGGTGTGTTCCTGACTCAATGTCCAAATGTCAGAAACGAGATTACTCTCACCCAGCTTCTCTCTTCTGTTGTATACCCATACTATTTGATTTGCATAAGAGCTGAGCAGTTCGAATGCATCCTTCATCACGGTCGGAGATGGGATGCTCTGAGCAGATGCCAAATCCTTTGTTTTACTTTCAGCGACCGATGCAGATGCTGCCTTACCCTTGGCCACTGAGTGATCATGCAGAGCAGCATGAATCAAAGAAGTCTTTTCACTAATCTCACCAGTCATCCTTGACATATTTTTCTCACTGATCTGTCGCAAATTTGACACTTTGTTGAAGATAGTGATTCTGGCGTCTTGAATACGTTTCATGTTATTACTTGCATCGATATTGTTGCAATTAATTTTCGATTCCATCATCCTCTCAATTTCTTGTATTCTTTCTCGTGCATCATTCCTTATTCTTTGTTCCTCAAGCTGACGGGCATTGTCTACTTCGTTCTCACACTCTTCTGCTGAGTTTTCAACCAGTCGCTCGACGGTATGTAAATGTTGTTCAATTCCCCCACAACGCTGATCAAAGAACGTTTGGAATTGCAGCCATTCTTTTTCTCTGATCTTGATAGCTTTCATCTGTTCCTCGACTTCTTGTTGGCGTCTTTTCCTGACTTTCTCGAGCTCCTCTTTCTCGTGTGATGAATGTGATGTTAATCCACACATCATACATATCTCTCGCTTGCATGTGTTGCAGAAGAGCATTACCCTTTCACTGTGATCGTCGCAATATCGGTCCTTTTGATCAGAAGAACAAGGAAAATCTGCAACTTTAACACCCTTGGTACATGAGTTACAGAGGTACATCCTTGTGTTGACTTTATATGAAAAATGGGCGCCATCATCTAGATAGTCGCCACATTTTTCGCAACTAAGCACATCAGGTTTATCAAAACCGAGCGACATTTTGAATGTTAGTACTATGTGATCTACCTGATTCTGTGCCCTCCGGCGTTTCTAATTgcattgatcatgttgattcaatcattttgaatttaaaaaaatgtattgttcCCTGTCTAGTTTCGAATTCCATCGATGAAGaatcaagaaaagggaaattCCCATGACATAATAATTTTTTAGAAAAAAGAACCACCACTCCTGTTCAAAGTTCATTTTCACTGTCTACCCAGACATACAGAAGTGTTGTTCTCACGACATAATCAATCTATCTCTTGTATTCAAACTTCAAAATAGTTTGAACCACAGAAATTCATTTCGTTGGTTTGATTTTTTACTGTCTGTTCCAGGAGCGCTTTGTTTGATTGTCAGTGGTGGCTCCACACTACTTCATACCTGTTAAAAACCAATTggatcattattattgtaaattaCTGTGTCTGGTATTTCTTGACTTGCTGATCTGCGCaagaagttttaaaatgttttcataTTATTTAGGGTTATTATTCAATCCCGTATCATTAATTCTATTTGACAAcaatcattcaattcaattaaattcaattcaatttattttcattcttcaacataatacaaataattacatgataaatcaattcaattcaaataaaagcatgaacaaaattcaacattgaataaataatatacatattcaataagtgattcaaatatatttaaatcaatataatcaatataattaaatataattaaaggggaatccaacccaaatgaaaacttgtttttacaaggaaaagaaaaatcagtcaagttgattggtgaaagtttgaacaatattggacaaacaacaagaaagttatgaatttttaaaagtattaaatattggtaatcactatacccatggagacttcaaattggccgcatatgggatgtcatagtgatgtaaggcaaggactactcttccatgtactccaatacatattatggctaaaatgtcattttctccaaaagttttattttaaatcatatttttttttcatgaggacataaaacaatatactacctgggttatatttagattactgccccaggggaatgggtactaaggagaaaaccacaaatccctgataataaagtacatggcctatatatgggaaagttgtccttgccccttgtcataatttacttactcagttgccaatttgaaatctacatagtattagtgatatcaattttaaagcagctataacattcttattgcttgtccgatttctttcaaactttcaccattctgtttaattcatttttctctttcccaacacaacattttatggccaaggctggattcccctttaaatcaatataatcatatatcatgaAGCAGTGTTTTctggataggcctatatatttttttctctgtggATAACATGGATAATATAAAGTTATAAGACTCATGCGTGCCTCTCAGTTTTATACTCCCCTTCCTCGGCCCCCCTGTTCTCCACGGTCCCCCCCACCCCCGCAACTTGAAAAATCAAAGAGAGCAATACGTCGCCTTCCTGCCCCCTGTATAGTGCCTCCCCTGTCCCGGAACAGACTTGGGcgctatatatttcaataacGCAGCGAgtatgatgttttttttttttttgcaggcgCGTAgctggccaggggggggggggggccaagggGTCAAACCCtgtcttgtcattttttgtaaagaaaagaCCTAATTTTTCGATCGATTTAGGGGGGTAGAAAccttattttctaattttcattcaactctaaccccccccccccccctttaaaaaatccTGAGTACGCTAATGTTTTGTTGTATTATGCCTAGAAGCCTATATTGTTCGTTGCGTTCAGGAATAAGATTatgcctttttcattttttataagtTTGTTTGACGTATATTCAGGGGCGGCGGATACGGGGATGGGCAGGGGGCACttaccccccctccccattcccagaaggaaaaaatgccttttttcaaaatggaaagtgcctTTTTCAAAAATAGAATACCTTTTTGAggtaaaaacataatacattttagaatagaaaatcaccttttttgctcgcgctacgcgctggcatcaaattttcaggttaattggaatatcataaattttccgttcgcgcttcgcgctctcatcaaTTACCAGTATTATTATTTAGTATGGAAGGCCCTACTCATCATGTCCTTGGTTacgaaaagtgcttagaatgtctactTTAAGGtaagaatatcacaaattttcagctcgcgctccgcaTCAAATTTTTGTTTAGTAAGGTGCTCATTCTGTTCTTGGtaacaaaagtgcttaaaatgtcaagcGTTCAGCttagaatataataataataataataataataattagcatTTAGtacgctctccatagttaaCTATATCACAGCGTTTACaaacgatttaaaacaaaagtacataataattacaatacaaatacaCGCAAAAGAAATTAATCGGAAAAGAGGTATGTTTTTAGAAGTTTCTTAAATTGATCTGAAGAGTTTGATGATTtaatgaaagtggggatgttGTTCCATTCTTTAGAAGCAGTAACACTAAATGTGCGATCACCTGTTTTTGTACGAGTTTTGGGTATGGCAAGCAAATATGGGTCTTTAGATGAACGGAGATTAGGGCGAGTTGGTCTatgcatggacctataggtccatggtctatgGGAAGCAAGGCtatctttgatatattttggcaTCTGGTTATTAAAGGCTTTGAAGACAAAAAGAAGTAATTTAAAGACAATTCTCTTCTTTACAGGGAGCCAATGAAGAGATTTAAGTAAAGGGCCAGGATCATGACGTCGGTCCACCTTAAAGATAATACGGGCTGCCCAGTTTTGTAAACTTTGTAGGCGCTAGGGTATAATCacaattgtcagctcgcgctcgcattattcgattaatgagatatatatcctattTATCAGTCACTATGCAGTCCTTACCAGATTCCACTTCTCGCGTAAATTCCTTATTTGATACACATCCTTTCATTATAACAAAAAACTGCTTGGAATAATTTTCAGGTCTTATAATTAGTACATAGAATATccaaatattttagctcgcaacatctcgcaagggTGTTTTTGCGCGATATTAACCAAAAAGCAAGTTT
The genomic region above belongs to Lytechinus pictus isolate F3 Inbred chromosome 12, Lp3.0, whole genome shotgun sequence and contains:
- the LOC129272863 gene encoding uncharacterized protein LOC129272863, giving the protein MSLGFDKPDVLSCEKCGDYLDDGAHFSYKVNTRMYLCNSCTKGVKVADFPCSSDQKDRYCDDHSERVMLFCNTCKREICMMCGLTSHSSHEKEELEKVRKRRQQEVEEQMKAIKIREKEWLQFQTFFDQRCGGIEQHLHTVERLVENSAEECENEVDNARQLEEQRIRNDARERIQEIERMMESKINCNNIDASNNMKRIQDARITIFNKVSNLRQISEKNMSRMTGEISEKTSLIHAALHDHSVAKGKAASASVAESKTKDLASAQSIPSPTVMKDAFELLSSYANQIVWVYNRREKLGESNLVSDIWTLSQEHTLNHDTLLCSSFGSDTVIYIDVTTECVHTLDLNNGQSRPISQGARNYRDCVSTEKLVLACENVKVGLQYETHLSQLNLQGESSTKTTLVLDHKTDHPNAVYAAVNKKGVIMVAFDGSNSIVKVKDFLDPSGTDLRQGLKGKTIEIKGKKIRGMLHATSGEKFVVATGQAEFSVINEYGTVDATICDKEWGFALCGTDPLEDILYVSYQSEGSEFVRIDEVTLNGTIRRRGVVEYKANGMFSEPIVTKGNLLAIRNGCDIRVYKKTPLTTVLSSIDRSLSF